In Williamwhitmania sp., the genomic window GCCATGCACCACAAGTACGCCAATAATCATGCCTATAACCGAGCCATTTGGCTTATCGATCAGGTGCCCCATCTCGATAATGATTTTTTGCTTGTCAAGCAAAGCAGTGCAATCGCCTCGCCCATTGCAACGCTTTTTTTTGAGGAATATGAGGACCAATCGGCAATAATTGAACACCTTAACCAAAACCTCAACCAGCTGCAATGCGTAGTAAGTAAGGTTGCTGAAGCACCGTTTAGGGTCGATTTTGGCCAAACGCAACAACCAGAACTATGGGATTTTGCTGACGGCGTTGATACAATGAAATTTTTAAAAACCTTAAGATAGCAAACCATGGTATACCGTTTCCGTATGATATCAGGCGAAGTGGAAGGTTTTGCCAGAGAATTTGATATTCTTGGAACCCAAACTTTTTACGACCTTCACCTTACAATCCAAAAGAACCTGGTTTATGATTCTTCACAGATCGCCAGCTTCTTCCTCACCGATGCCACTTGGAATAAGGTAAAAGAGTTTACCCTCTTCGACCTCGACAACGATGACACCTTTGTTGCACCAATGGATGTGGCTACCATTGAGGAGTTTGTAAAGGATCCTAAGCAACGGCTTCTCTACACCTTCGACATGTTCAACGACCGCAGCTTCTTTATCGAGCTGGTAGCTAAAGTAAAGGAGAGCGAAAGCAAAAAGTTGCCCGCATGTATCTTTGAGAAGGGTGAAGCTCCCGTTCAAATAAAGCTCGATGCCGATACCTCCTCCGATCTGTTTCGGGAAGCCATGTCCGACTTTGAAGAGTTCAACAACCTCGCTGAGGGCGAAGTAGAAGAATAGCTCAAGAACTAAAGGGTGACGCAAATCGGAACATTAGTCGTTTTGATCGGGCCAACGGCCGTAGGTAAAACTGACCTCAGTATTGAAATCGCAAAAAAAATTGGGTGTCCAATAATCTCTGCCGATTCTCGGCAGGTATACCGTGAATTGCGCATTGGAACGGCTGTCCCGAGCAGTGAGCAACTGGCCGCAGTTCCTCACCACTTTATTCAAAATAAATCCGTTCTCGATCGATTCACCGCCGGCATGTTCGAATTGGAGGTGCTGGAACTGCTGCAGGAGCTGTTTATACACCATCCGGTGGTGCTTATGGTTGGCGGTTCAGGCCTGTATATTGATGCTGTTTGCAAAGGAATTGATCAAATCCCGGCTACCAACGAAAAGGTTAGGGAACAACTCCTGCTAAAATTGCAAAATGAAGGACTCCAAAGCCTAACCGAACAGCTTAAAGCACTCGACCCCGATTTTCACGATCAGGTAGACCTGAAAAATCCAAACCGGGTGATGCGCGCGCTGGAGGTATGCCTTGTGGCTGGAAAACCCTACAGCCAGCTGCGCAACAATTTCAACAATCAGCGTTTTTTTAAAACCATAATGGTTGGCATAGCTCGCGACAGGGACGATCTTTACACTCGTATAAACAGCCGTGTAGATGCCATGATGGTTGAAGGTTTACTGGAAGAGGCCAAAGCCCTCTACCCGCACCGAAGTAACAACGCCTTAAACACCGTAGGTTACAGAGAACTCTTTCAATATTTGGATGGGCAGTGCAGCCTCGAAGAGGCCGTGGAACTTATTAAGCGCAATACCCGGCGCTATGCCAAACGCCAGCTGACATGGTTTTCAAAATATCCAATTCGTTGGTTTAGCCCTTCAGATTCAAAGGAAATTATTACCTTTCTTGAGGAAGAAATTGAGGAAAAGGAGTAACATGCAGCAGCTTATTTTGAGAGTGTACGGGTTGATTCTTAACGATAATGGAGAGCTCCTTATAACCGATGGGTACCAGCAAAGTATGCGAATGACCAAGTTCCCTGGTGGCGGATTGGAATTCGGCGAAGGAACCATCGACTGCCTAATTCGCGAAATCAAGGAAGAGATGGGTATGGAGCTGACCAATGTAGAACACTTTTATACCACCGATTTTTTTCAGAAGGCGCTATTCTACGAAGATGCGCAGCTGATTTCTGTTTACTATACTGCCAAGTTGAAAAACGAGAAGGAGTTTATCTATTCCAGCAAATCATTTGATTTTCAAGAAGAAATAAATGGAGCACAATCGTTCCGTTGGGTAAATCCATTCAATTTCAGTGCAGATAATCTTACCTTTCCCATAGACAGAGTGGCCTTCAATAAGCTGCAAAACCAATTACTGAACAATACCTCAAAAGCCCAACAATGAACCCAACGCTGGTAATACTCGGCCCTGCTCACCCGTTTAGGGGCGGACTTGCAAACTACGATGAGCGCATGGCAACGGAATTTCAACACAAAGGCTACACCGTTACAATGCACACCTTTACAACTCAATACCCTGAGTTGCTTTTTCCCGGAAAATCGCAGTTCTCCGACCGTCCAGCACCAATGGACCTTGACATTTATCGCACCTTTAGCTCCATCAACCCATTTACTTGGCTTAAGCTAGGTTTTAGATTAAAGAGAGAAAAGCCGGACATACTTATTCTACGCTTTTGGCTACCGTTTATGGCTCCCTCCATGGGAAGCATTGCACGGTTGGTTCGTCGCAACAAGCACACCAAGGTAATTGCCCTCATCGACAACATTATTCCGCACGAAAAGAGGCTTGGCGATAAGTTGCTGGCTAGCTACTTTGTTGGCAGCGTCGATGGCTTTGTGGTGATGTCGCGGTCAGTTGAAGAGGAATTGCACCAGTTCGATAGCCACAAGCCGGTGGCATTCTGCCCGCACCCGCTGTTCGACAGCTACGGATGCAGCGTGCCCCGCTACAAGGCAATTAGCCAGCTGAAGCTCGACCCCGAATCGAAATACATGCTCTTCTTTGGATTCATTCGCGACTACAAAGGATTGGATTTACTGCTAAAGGCCATGGCACTGCCGCTACTTCAAAATCCAAAGATAAAGCTCATCGTGGCCGGTGAGTTTTATACCGATGCCGATAGCTACCTTAACCTAATTAAAGAGAAGAAGCTGGAGGAGCGGGTTGTGCTTCACACCGAGTTTATCCCCGATGCCAGCATCCCCAACTACTTCTGTGCCGCCGATCTTGTAGTTCAGCCATATAAGAGCGCTACGCAAAGTGGGGTAACACAGGTTGGCTACTACTTTAACCGCCCCATGCTGGTTACCAATGTTGGTGGTTTGGGCGAAATTGTTCCCCACAACAAGGCCGGCTATGTGGTTGAGCCCACACCTGAGGCCATTGCAGAAGCAGTCAACAACTTCTTTGAGAACGACCGTTTTGAGGAGATGTCGGCTTTTGTGGAAAAGGAGAAGGCACGCTTTTCGTGGGCCAGCTTGGTGGAAAAGTTTGAGGAGGTGAAGAGCGCGCTTTAGGGAATAGGTTAAGTGTACCCGCCTTACTTAATTCTGAACTAATTGCTAATAATATACAATACCACAAAGGAAAAGATAAAGTTCTCCCTTACGAAACTCCTTTCCTCCTTTTAGATTCCTATGAAACAATAAATTACTCAGCATCCCAATTCTCTGGCAATGGGTTGCTGCCATTGGTAAAACTATTTACCAGCTCCTTTGCCACATCATAGTCGGAGGCAAATAT contains:
- the miaA gene encoding tRNA (adenosine(37)-N6)-dimethylallyltransferase MiaA, which produces MTQIGTLVVLIGPTAVGKTDLSIEIAKKIGCPIISADSRQVYRELRIGTAVPSSEQLAAVPHHFIQNKSVLDRFTAGMFELEVLELLQELFIHHPVVLMVGGSGLYIDAVCKGIDQIPATNEKVREQLLLKLQNEGLQSLTEQLKALDPDFHDQVDLKNPNRVMRALEVCLVAGKPYSQLRNNFNNQRFFKTIMVGIARDRDDLYTRINSRVDAMMVEGLLEEAKALYPHRSNNALNTVGYRELFQYLDGQCSLEEAVELIKRNTRRYAKRQLTWFSKYPIRWFSPSDSKEIITFLEEEIEEKE
- a CDS encoding NUDIX domain-containing protein, with the protein product MQQLILRVYGLILNDNGELLITDGYQQSMRMTKFPGGGLEFGEGTIDCLIREIKEEMGMELTNVEHFYTTDFFQKALFYEDAQLISVYYTAKLKNEKEFIYSSKSFDFQEEINGAQSFRWVNPFNFSADNLTFPIDRVAFNKLQNQLLNNTSKAQQ
- a CDS encoding glycosyltransferase, with translation MNPTLVILGPAHPFRGGLANYDERMATEFQHKGYTVTMHTFTTQYPELLFPGKSQFSDRPAPMDLDIYRTFSSINPFTWLKLGFRLKREKPDILILRFWLPFMAPSMGSIARLVRRNKHTKVIALIDNIIPHEKRLGDKLLASYFVGSVDGFVVMSRSVEEELHQFDSHKPVAFCPHPLFDSYGCSVPRYKAISQLKLDPESKYMLFFGFIRDYKGLDLLLKAMALPLLQNPKIKLIVAGEFYTDADSYLNLIKEKKLEERVVLHTEFIPDASIPNYFCAADLVVQPYKSATQSGVTQVGYYFNRPMLVTNVGGLGEIVPHNKAGYVVEPTPEAIAEAVNNFFENDRFEEMSAFVEKEKARFSWASLVEKFEEVKSAL